A window from Setaria italica strain Yugu1 chromosome VIII, Setaria_italica_v2.0, whole genome shotgun sequence encodes these proteins:
- the LOC101776034 gene encoding ELMO domain-containing protein A isoform X2 — protein MLGQLTLWAKIANEASCGSPRWIGRSLSCVCIKRKGAYERICMNLTPVQEERLQRLKHRMKVYFDPSRRDHQEALKALWHATYPDQELQGLISEQWKDMGWQGRDPSTDFRGAGFISLENLLFFAKTFSASFQRLLKKQCGNRATWEYPFAVAGVNITFMIMQMLDLQSTKPRTFVRAIFIQMLSEDEWAFDLLYCVAFVVMDKQWLDKNASYMDFNEVLKSTRTQLERELMLDDVMRIEDMPSYSLLC, from the exons ATGCTGGGGCAGCTAACACTGTGGGCTAAAATTGCCA ACGAAGCGTCATGTGGATCACCAAGATGGATAGGGAGAAGCTTATCTTGTGTGTGCATCAAGCGAAAAGGGGCATATGAGAGAATATGCATGAACCTCACACCAGTACAG GAAGAAAGGCTTCAGAGATTAAAGCATCGCATGAAGGTTTACTTTGATCCATCTAGACGAGATCACCAG GAAGCCCTGAAAGCTCTTTGGCATGCGACATACCCTGATCAAGAACTTCAAGGTTTGATATCTGAACAGTGGAAGGACATGGGTTGGCAAGGAAGAGATCCATCAACTGACTTTAG AGGCGCAGGATTCATATCTCTGGAGAACCTTCTATTCTTTGCCAAGACATTCTCT gcCTCATTTCAGAGGCTGCTAAAGAAACAGTGTGGTAACAGAGCCACATGGGAGTACCCATTTGCAGTTGCTGGTGTAAATATTACATTCATGATCATGCAGATGCTTGATCTCCAGTCAA CAAAGCCAAGAACATTTGTCCGAGCCATTTTTATTCAAATGCTTTCAG AGGATGAGTGGGCATTCGATCTGCTCTACTGCGTCGCATTTGTTGTGATGGACAAGCAGTGGCTTGATAAGAATGCCTCTTACATGGACTTCAAT GAGGTACTGAAGTCAACGCGAACCCAGCTGGAGAGGGAGCTCATGCTGGACGATGTGATGCGGATTGAAGATATGCCATCATACAGCCTGCTTTGCTAG
- the LOC101775628 gene encoding pentatricopeptide repeat-containing protein At5g56310, which translates to MPMPTAPLAVSRRRPNLSLLADRCATTRALARVHAAMLVSGRLAEDTFAASRLLAAYAALSPDPAAAALALLSSLPIAPNSFMLNTTLRALASSPDPAAAFPFFSRLRATGALAAPGRHTFPFLLKAAAHLPLPLPVAAQLHALAVRHGVHLDTYVANGLVRAYSVAGRLRAARRVFDEVPERNANLYTTLVSACTQNGRHEDAMAGFDEMVREGFEPGGAALSSVLSACARSASGGLEMGRRVHDLIAARRGGAEGAILGTALVDMYAKNGAIREAVEVFDGMPERVPATWNALISGLAHHGHGERALGVFRRMRREGVLPNATTLVGALSACCHAGLLDEARRLFRSMEEEFGIAPGIQHCGCMVDLLGRAGLLSEAEEMIRRMKCKADTVIWGALLTACKNHGDIEIAERVVMEMLKLDPSNHGVYVVLSNLYAEAGRWQDVDKLRKVMKGARLSKIPGASTVGGSPEQPEPSPPLEKVLV; encoded by the coding sequence ATGCCAATGCCCACGGCACCGCTCGCCgtaagccgccgccgcccgaaccTCTCCCTCCTCGCCGACCGCTGCGCCACCACGCGCGCGCTGGCCCGCGTCCACGCGGCCATGCTCGTCTCCGGCCGCCTCGCCGAGGACACCTTCGCCGCGTCCCGCCTCCTGGCCGCCTACGCCGCGCTCTCCccggaccccgccgccgccgcgctcgcgctcctctcctccctccccatcGCGCCCAACTCGTTCATGCTCAACACCACCCTCCGCGcgctcgcctcctccccggaccccgccgccgccttcccgttCTTCTCCCGCCTCCGCGCCACCGGCGCACTCGCCGCGCCCGGCCGGCACACgttccccttcctcctcaagGCCGCCGCGcacctcccgctcccgctccccgtcgccgcgcAACTCCACGCGCTCGCCGTCCGGCACGGCGTCCACCTCGACACCTACGTCGCCAACGGCCTCGTCCGGGCCTACTCCGTGGCCGGCCGCCTCCGAGCCGCGCGCAGGGTGTTCGACGAGGTGCCCGAGCGGAACGCGAACCTGTACACCACGCTCGTCTCCGCGTGCACGCAGAACGGGCGGCACGAGGACGCCATGGCGGGGTTCGACGAGATGGTCCGCGAGGGGTTcgagcccggcggcgccgcgctgtCGTCCGTGCTGTCCGCGTGCGCGCGGTCCGCGTCGGGCGGGCTCGAGATGGGCCGCCGTGTGCACGACCTCatcgcggcgcggcgcggcggcgcagaaGGGGCCATCCTCGGCACGGCGCTCGTCGACATGTACGCCAAGAACGGTGCGATCCGGGAGGCGGTAGAGGTGTTCGACGGGATGCCGGAGCGCGTGCCGGCGACGTGGAACGCCCTGATCTCGGGGCTGGCGCACCACGGCCACGGCGAGCGCGCGCTGGGCGTATTCCGGCGGATGCGGCGGGAGGGCGTGCTGCCGAACGCGACCACGCTCGTCGGGGCCCTCTCCGCGTGCTGCCACGCCGGGCTGCTGGATGAGGCCCGCCGGCTGTTCAGGTCCATGGAGGAGGAGTTCGGGATCGCTCCAGGCATCCAGCACTGCGGGTGCATGGTCGACCTGCTCGGCCGGGCGGGGCTCCTGTCGGAAGCCGAGGAGATGATACGGAGAATGAAATGCAAGGCGGACACCGTGATCTGGGGGGCACTTCTGACGGCCTGCAAGAACCATGGTGACATCGAGATCGCTGAACGGGTGGTGATGGAGATGTTGAAACTCGATCCTAGCAACCATGGTGTTTATGTTGTGCTGTCAAACTTGTATGCGGAAGCTGGGAGGTGGCAGGACGTGGACAAGCTGAGGAAGGTGATGAAGGGGGCACGGCTGTCAAAGATCCCTGGGGCTAGCACAGTTGGTGGCTCGCCGGAGCAACCAGAGCCATCACCACCACTAGAGAAGGTGCTGGTCTAG
- the LOC101776034 gene encoding ELMO domain-containing protein A isoform X1 — MEAAAAPPAPAPAAERDPEHNHGCLAVRTSLPRCALGAGGGSSLAGYSDEASCGSPRWIGRSLSCVCIKRKGAYERICMNLTPVQEERLQRLKHRMKVYFDPSRRDHQEALKALWHATYPDQELQGLISEQWKDMGWQGRDPSTDFRGAGFISLENLLFFAKTFSASFQRLLKKQCGNRATWEYPFAVAGVNITFMIMQMLDLQSTKPRTFVRAIFIQMLSEDEWAFDLLYCVAFVVMDKQWLDKNASYMDFNEVLKSTRTQLERELMLDDVMRIEDMPSYSLLC, encoded by the exons atggaggccgcggcggcgccgcccgcgcccgcgccggcggcggagagggaccCGGAGCACAACCACGGCTGCCTTGCCGTCAGGACGTCGCTGCCGCGGTGcgccctcggcgccggcggcggctcctcgcTGGCTGGATATTCCG ACGAAGCGTCATGTGGATCACCAAGATGGATAGGGAGAAGCTTATCTTGTGTGTGCATCAAGCGAAAAGGGGCATATGAGAGAATATGCATGAACCTCACACCAGTACAG GAAGAAAGGCTTCAGAGATTAAAGCATCGCATGAAGGTTTACTTTGATCCATCTAGACGAGATCACCAG GAAGCCCTGAAAGCTCTTTGGCATGCGACATACCCTGATCAAGAACTTCAAGGTTTGATATCTGAACAGTGGAAGGACATGGGTTGGCAAGGAAGAGATCCATCAACTGACTTTAG AGGCGCAGGATTCATATCTCTGGAGAACCTTCTATTCTTTGCCAAGACATTCTCT gcCTCATTTCAGAGGCTGCTAAAGAAACAGTGTGGTAACAGAGCCACATGGGAGTACCCATTTGCAGTTGCTGGTGTAAATATTACATTCATGATCATGCAGATGCTTGATCTCCAGTCAA CAAAGCCAAGAACATTTGTCCGAGCCATTTTTATTCAAATGCTTTCAG AGGATGAGTGGGCATTCGATCTGCTCTACTGCGTCGCATTTGTTGTGATGGACAAGCAGTGGCTTGATAAGAATGCCTCTTACATGGACTTCAAT GAGGTACTGAAGTCAACGCGAACCCAGCTGGAGAGGGAGCTCATGCTGGACGATGTGATGCGGATTGAAGATATGCCATCATACAGCCTGCTTTGCTAG